In one window of Primulina tabacum isolate GXHZ01 chromosome 8, ASM2559414v2, whole genome shotgun sequence DNA:
- the LOC142553901 gene encoding uncharacterized protein LOC142553901: MGIKQDYNHTMSRRSYARLAHVMGEKSPAEAPITRSKVWIEAHKKKNGQPSSQAVGERMREIEECPLESLNTINIADDAIRLVFGKEARGRVRGMDFGVTPSKVGACIQQNGTIKQLQSMMNNFQQEMQEMRSIFLQSMRQKNDQEHVASGGINSGIGNDIGSSSDINGAKKIGNVNNVMQNVAIARTKFKNVNSEGIHDYTKCKLLHWCGDEVVAEGRVASTDPKAKVHHIPLGGSCWKVWVDKVLVEKVDLIRPNDEMLYLEDAIDSTVAWMSKLIVLCD; encoded by the exons ATGGGGATAAAACAAGACTACAATCACACAATGAGCCGGAGAAGTTATGCACGTTTGGCCCACGTGAtg GGAGAAAAAAGTCCCGCAGAAGCACCAATTACAAGATCAAAAGTTTGGATTGAGGCTCATAAGAAAAAAAATGGGCAACCTAGTAGTCAAGCTGTTGGAGAAAGAATG AGAGAAATAGAAGAATGTCCACTCGAATCTCTAAATACAATTAACATTGCCGATGATGCAATTAGGCTTGTATTTGGTAAGGAAGCTCGAGGTAGAGTGCGTGGGATGGACTTTGGAGTTACACCATCGAAAGTTGGTGCTTGTATTCAACAAAATGGAACAATTAAACAACTTCAAAGTATGATGAATAACTTTCAACAAGAAATGCAAGAAATGAGGTCCATATTTCTCCAAAGTATGAGGCAAAAAAATGATCAAGAACAT GTTGCTAGTGGTGGAATTAATAGTGGCATTGGGAATGATATTGGAAGTAGTAGTGATATCAATGGTGCAAAAAAAATTGGTAATGTTAATAATGTTATGCAAAATGTAGCAATTGCTCGG ACAAAATTTAAGAATGTGAATAGTGAAGGTATCCATGATTATACTAAATGTAAGTTACTTCATTGGTGTGGGGATGAAGTTGTTGCAGAAGGTCGAGTTGCATCAACAGATCCAAAAGCAAAAGTGCATCACATTCCTCTTGGAGGGTCTTGCTGGAAAGTTTGGGTTGATAAAGTTTTGGTGGAGAAGGTAGACTTGATACGCCCAAATGATGAAATGCTTTATCTCGAAGATGCAATAGATAGCACAGTCGCATGGATGTCTAAACTTATAGTTTTGTGTGACTGA